In Pseudomonadota bacterium, the genomic window GGGGAGCGGGACGGCCTCGGCCGCGCCCGGCGCACCGCGGTCGATGAGATCGAGGAGATCCGCCTGGATCCGGCCCAGGGTCGTCGCCGGGCGTGGTTCCAGGAACACCTCCTGATCGATCGGGTCATAGGCGAGCACCGTATCGATCACATCCCGCCCTTGGCGCGCCAGCGACGCGATCAAGGCGTTGCCCGCGTCCACCCCGCCCGTGCCTCTTTTCAGGGAGGATACGACATCCCCAAAATATTGCCGGCAGGGATTGAGGTAAAAAAAGTGGACGTCGATCGCGGCCGCGAGCCGCGCCATGACCTCGAAATACGCCGGGGAGAGCGTCCGCAACCCAAACAAGCAAACGCGTGGCGCCAAGACCGATGCGTCCAGCGGCCGCCTCAAGGGCAAGGCCATGAATTCATCCCGAATATGCAGCCAATGTCTCGCGCCCACGGGCGCCAGGCGGCGCCAGAGTTGAGCTTGCCAGTG contains:
- a CDS encoding exodeoxyribonuclease V subunit gamma, with the protein product MLHFVQSNCLEALATELAEVLRTPLPDALMSDTIVVQHPGIAQWLSLRLASTLGISANFRFPLPAQFIWNVFRAVLPGVPEAPHPFEGDLLTWRLLALLQDLEPADHWAELRRYIDHQGEREAYELAGRIALTFERYLMYRPRWIRAWEGGEDRHWQAQLWRRLAPVGARHWLHIRDEFMALPLRRPLDASVLAPRVCLFGLRTLSPAYFEVMARLAAAIDVHFFYLNPCRQYFGDVVSSLKRGTGGVDAGNALIASLARQGRDVIDTVLAYDPIDQEVFLEPRPATTLGRIQADLLDLIDRGAPGAAEAVPLP